The genomic region ACCGCGGCAAGGTCGAGGCCTCGCTTCGACGTATTTCGGGAGTGACCCGCGTGACGCTTCGTACCGGCGATCCCGCATCGGTTCCTCCGAGTCCTGAAGGCGCGCACGTCACCATTCCTGAATCGCAATCCAAATGGCTTCCCCGGGGATTATTGTTTTCCCCTCTGCACGCCGATCCACGCTGGCCTCATTTCAGCGCGAGCTACCGGCACTATACGCAGGGGCTGGATCTTTCCGGCGTAGCCGCCACCAGTTTCGGCGAGACCTTCGCGATTTACCGAAACAGGTCCTTTTTCGGCGGCGAGTGGGATATCGGGATCCAAGCCGGCGTCTTCAGTATTTTCAATGTCGATTCAGCCTCCATCGATCTGGTCAATGCCGATTACCGGGTGGGAGTGCTGAGCAGTTATCGAAACGGCCGATTTTCCCTCATGGCCCGGATCCAGCACCAGAGCTCCCATCTGGGGGACGAATTCCTGCTCGGTAATCCCGGCGTGACGCGAATCAATTTGAGTTACGAAGCCGTGGACCTGAAGCTTTCGTACGAGTTCTTCGATTGGTTGCGACTGTACGGGGGCGGCGGCGTCCTGGTCCATCGCGATCCGGATGACCTCGGCTTGGCGACGACACAGTGGGGCGTGGAGTTGGTTTCACCCCGCACGTTTCTGGACGGCTTGGTTCGTCCCGTGGCCTATGGGGATTTTCAGTGCAATCAGATGACGAATTGGGGCGTCGGGCAATCGATCATGGCCGGATTACAATTTGAAAATGCTCGTATAGGAGATCGTCGCATCCAAGTGCTGGGCGAATACTATGCCGGCCCCTCCCCTGACGGACAATTCTATCGGGAATACGTTTCCTGGTATGGCGTCGGGGTCCACCTATATTTTTGATGCATACGAGAGGGCTTCACAATCAGACCGAGGGTCGCCGGCCCGACGATCTGGGGCTTTCACGAGTTAAACGGGAAGAGGAGTCCGGCTAGGCTGAGATCAAGTATCCCGCCTTCCGTGTGGACACGATGCCGGGAGGGGTCACGGATCGGACGAAAGGAGTCCTTATGTTGAGCTGGGCGGTCACATTCTTGGTCGTTGCGATCATTGCGGGGCTGCTTGGGCTGAGCGGTGTTGCCGGGACTGCCACGCAGATCGCCTATGTCCTGTTCATCGTGTTTCTCATTTTTGCAGCCGTCAGTTTCCTGATGGGGCGCCGGCCTCCTGTCACGTGAGCACAGGTGGAGGCCCGCGAAGTCATGGAAGATTCCGATATTGCGGAGGCGAGCCATGCATGTACGAATCACCGCGACAGCCGCTGCTAACCGGTATGGCTTCTCGGCGGCAGGATTGGCTTTTGGCCTCCTGTGCGGGCTGACGGTATGGTTAGGGTCCGGCATCGCTTCGGCTGCGACGTCCGCACAAGACCCGAAGCATTTTGTTGTCGACGTCGTGGCGATTTCCGGGGAGGAGTTTGTCGTCAAGGACGAAGCGGGAACCGAGGCCAAGATTCATGTGGGGACGGACACGGAGAAGTTCGGGCATATCCAACCCGGGGATAGAATCGATGCCTGGGTACTCCCGAATGGGCACGCCAAAACCATCATGATTCTCCGCAGCGCGGCATTTCTTCAGTTGGAACGGAATGGCAGTCAACCGGGGGGGTCGTCGGGGACGGCTTCGGAGTCTCCCCGACAATGAGGAGCGCCCGGCGCGGTCAACCTTGCGCGTCGGCACCGGGGAAGGGCAGTGCTTCTTGATCGTCCTGCCCTATGACGCCGTCGGCGGCCCTCTTGATGGTGCGGTAGAGGGATTCGGTCACGGACTCCTTGGTGAGCAAGGCATAGGCCCCGGCTTCGCTCATGGAATCCCGGACCCGTCTGGATGCATTGACCGAAAGTCCGATTACCATGCTCGGCAGGCTTCGCGCGATGATCCTCGTGGCTTCGATGCCGTCCATCTTCGGCATGTTGACGTCCATGACGATGACGCGCGGGAGCAGATGTTTGGAGAGTTCGACCGCTTCCTCTCCGTTTCCCGCTTCCCCCACGACTTCGATGTCCGGATAATCCTTGAGCAGGCTGCGGAGTCCCTCACGGACCAGGGTATGGTCGTCCACCAGGAGCACACGAATCGGCTGGCGTTGGCCGGTCTCGAGGGCATTGCCATCGCGCGGTAATCGGTTGTCCCGATCGGAGCTGAGTCCGTCGCGGCTCGCCCCATCCCGGTGCCCTTCGGCGGACGGGGCCGGTGTTCTGGGCGAGAGCGGAAGCGTGAACGTGGCCAGTGTGCCGGCGCCCGGCGAGGAGTCCAGCGTAAAAGAGCCCCCCAATGCGTGCATCCGTTCCCGCACGCTGAAGAGACCGAGCTTGTCCTTGGCTTCTTGCTCCAGGACCTGGTCGAAGCCCGCTCCCTTGTCCTGGACCGTCAGGATCAGATGCCGGTCGTCGCAGTGGAGCGCTACGAAGGCCGCTTCCGTTTTGGCATGCTTCACGACGTTCATCAGCAATTCCCTGGCCGACTGAAAGAGCAAGCCGGCTTGATCCGCCGAAAGTGGAGGCGCCTCGGGCGGCGCCTGCACGGCGACGCTCAGGCCGTGGCGGTGAAATTCTTCGCCGAGCCACGACAGCGCGGCGGACAGCCCGAATTGCTGCAACACGGGAGGGGCCAGCTGTGCGACCAGGGAACGGGTATAGGTCAGGGACTCGTCCAGTACCTGGTCGGCTTCGACCAGCTGCTCGCGTGGTTCGCCCTGCCCGATCCGTTGAAGCGCTTGTCCGATCTTCATGCGCCCGACGACGAGCAACTGGGCGAGATAATCGTGCAGTTCGCCGGCCAGCCGCCGCCGTTCCCGCTGTTCGGTCAGGTTCAACTCCGACGTCAGCGCACGCAATCGACGCTGGGATTCCGTCAAGGCCTTCGTCCGCTCCGCGACCCGCTGTTCCAGATTGAGCGTCAGTCTGAGCAGCGCCGCCTCGGCTTCTTTACGCTCCGTGATGTCCTCCACGACTGCGATGGTCCGTACCGGTCCTCCCGCCGTGTTGCGGATCAGACGGGCCGACACCCGGACCCATCGTACGTCCCCGTCGTGGCGCAGGTAGCGTTTCTCGCAATGATATTCGTCGATGTCTCCGCGCAGCAGCCGCTCGACCTGCCGGTCGTCGATGGAACGGTCGTCGGGATGCGTGAGATCGTGGGGCGTCATGCCCATCAAGGCGGCGGCGGGATATCCGGCGATGTCGCAAAACCGATCGTTCACGCGGATGAATCGGCCGGTGGTGACGCTGACCTGCGCCTGTCCGACGGCGGCCAGCTCGAAGTTGATCCGGAACTGACCCTCGCTCTGCAACAAGGCCTCTTCCGACAGCTTGCGCTCTGTAATGTCGGAAAACACGCCCACGAAGCGCTGTGCGCGGCCCGGTCCGTCGTAGAGAAAACGTCCGTATGGCGCGATCCAACGGATCTCGCCGGTGTCCCGACGGATGATGCGATGTTCATGCCGATAGATCGAGCGTCCCTTCAGCGCCTGCGTGATCTCGGCACCGGCATTTTCCGCATCGGCCGGGTGCACCGCGGCACTCCACAGGGCTTCACCGGCGGCCGGTTCCGGCGGCTGATAGCCGAGAAGCTCATACGCCCGCTCGTTCCACACCGTCTTGTGCGATGCCATCTCCTGGTCCCACATGCCGAGGCCGGCGCTGTCCAGGGCCATCCGCAGGCGTTCCTGGTTTTCCAACAGCGCGGACGCCTGGCGGCGGGCCCGCACTAGCAGCAGCGTAATGATCCAGACGAGACTGATGCCGATACTTCGGTTGAGAGCCGACGTCGACGTGAAGCTTCCGGATTGTGGCAGGAGGAGATTGACGATGATGAGCGCCGTCGTGAGCCCGGCGCCGCGGTAGACGACGCGCGCGTCAAAAGGACTCAAGCGCGAGAGCAGCCATAAGGGAAAGAGATAGAGGAGCCAGACGGCGCTGCCCAGCGGGAGCATGAGGTCGAGCCATGCAATGCCTGCATAAAGAGGGCCGATGGCCGAATACGTCCAAAAGCGTCCGACTCTGCTTGTACGGGACTTGTCCATCGGAGGAAACCGGCAGGTTCCTTTCCGGGGCGAGTCTACTGCTAATCGGGGCGGATAGCGAGTGCCGCCGCCGTGCGGCTGCGCCAAGACGGGCAGCCAAGGCGGCCGCGGAGACATTACCGGCCCACTACGGCCTCGATGGTTTCGTAGAGATGATCCGCTGCGCTTTCCTTCGTCAGAAAAGCCGCGGCTCCCGCCGCTCTCATGGCGCTGACCACATGCTCGGCTTGGTTGACCGAGAGCCCGACGATCAAGGCGTCCGGCCGATCCGTTCTGATCCGTCTGGTGGCCTCGATGCCGTCGAGCCTCGGCAGGTTGACGTCCATGACGATCAGGTCCGGGTGGAGCAGTTTGGCCAGCGCCACGGCCTCTTCGCCGTCACCCGCTTCGGCGATGATGGTCAAGTCCGAATAACCGTCCAACACGCTGCGCAATCCCTGACGGACCATCGCATGGTCATCCACCAGCAGGACGCGAATGGGAGAGGGGTGGCGCGAAGGATGAGAAGGCGCCGGTTCCCTGCGGAAGGACGGCGAAATCACCGCGTCGCCACCGGCGGCGTCGCGTCGCGTCCCGGCAGGCTGCGTCGAAGGCGGCCGATTCAGGGGCACGTCGGCCGACAGGCCCAGTGTCACCGTCGTGCCGCCGCCCGCCTTGGATTCCAATTCCATCCATCCGCCGAGGGCTTCCATGCGTTCGCGAACGCTGAACAATCCGAACTTGTCGCCCCGCGACTCCATGACGGACTCCGGGTCGCAGCCGAACCCTTCGTCCCGGACGACGATCTGCAGCCGCCCTCCGTCGTCCTGCGTCATGCGGACCGCTGCCGCCTTCGTTCCGGCATGTTTCAGCACGTTGAACAGCAATTCGCGGACGCATTGATAGAGGAGTGCGGTATGGTCTTCCGGCAAGGGCGGTGTCATCGCCGGCACGTCGACCTCCACGCGCAGGCCTTGATGTTCCATCTGTTCGCCGAGCCAACGCAACCCCGGGGCCAGGCCGAACTGCCGGAGCGTCGGCGGCATGAGTTCGGCCACCAGCGTCCGCGTATAGGTCAGGCATTGATCGATGAGACGGTCGGCCTCGTCCAGCACGCTGGAGGCCGGCTCCGCCGAGACCATCTTGTCGGCCTGCCGAATCTTCAGGCGGATGACGACGAGCATCTGCGCCAGATAATCGTGCAGTTCCTCCGCGATGCGTTGTCGCTCGCGCTGTTCCGTCAGCGTCAGGTCGTGCGCCAAGGCGCGGAGGCGGTCATGGGTGTGCACCAGCTCCTTGGTCCGTTCGCCGATCCGCCGCTCCAACTCGCGCGTCCATTCAAGCCGCTGGGTTTCGGTTTCCCTCCGTTCGGTCACGTCGAACGCCGCGCCGGCGAACCGCGACGGATGACCAGCGTCGTCGTAATGAATACGGCCGAACGAGGCCAGCCAACGGGTTTCTCCCGTATCGGCCCGAAGGATGCGATGTTCGCAGCGATAAAAGCCTCGGCTATCCCGGGCGGCGGCCACGGCTTCGCGGACGGCAGACCGGTCGTCCTTGTGTACCAGGTTCCACCACTGCCGGGCGGACGACGTGCAACCGTCCGACGCATATCCCAACAGCCGCGCATTCTGCCGGTCCCAGACCACCCGGCCTGTCTTGAGATCCACGTCCCAGGTGCCCATGCCGGCGCCTTCGGTCGCAAAGCGGAGCCGTTCCTCACTTTCGGTGAGCTGGGCAGCCCGCTGGCGGGCTTCCTGAAGCAGGCGTCGGCGCTCCTTGGCCATCGCCACGGAGTGGGAGACCGCTTCAAGCAGATCGAGCTCGTCGGATTCGAAGGATGAGCGGCGGCTGCTGGCGAACGCGAGTGTTCCGAGCAGGCGGTCTCCGACGATGAGAGGAAAACACACGTAGGCATTGGAACCGGTCGCCTGCACCCGGAGTGCCTTGGGATCGGAAACGGACTGCAAATGGTCGACGACGATCGGCTGCCGTGAGGCGGCGGACGTGCCGCACAGGGCTTGGCCGAACTTCAGAAGCCGGAGCGGTGCCAGCGCCTGTTCGGGGATGCCGGCCCAGGTGGACAGCTCGATGGAGTCCAACTCAGGCCGTGCGTCATAGTCCAAGAAGATGTCGAGTTCCAGTGTCGAACGCAACGAGGCAAAGATCTCGTGCATCACCCGCGCAGGATCGTCCACGCGCAAGAGCCGGTCCATGGCCTCGCTGAGGAGCTGCTGCCGCACGGCATGATTGCGTAATTCCAATTCTGCCCGCTTCCGCGCGTCGATGTCTTCAACGACGCCGATCAATGATTGAATCCGTCCCCCCGCATCCCATTGGATCGAGAGCGTCAAGGTGGTCCAAATCGTCCGCCCGTCCGGTTGCAGGAGACGTTGGTCCAAGGAGACTTCCGTGAGCCTTCCCAGAAGCAGTTTGCCGACTTGCGAATCGTGTTCTCTCCGGTCCGCCGGGTCAGT from Nitrospira japonica harbors:
- a CDS encoding PAS domain S-box protein, translating into MDKSRTSRVGRFWTYSAIGPLYAGIAWLDLMLPLGSAVWLLYLFPLWLLSRLSPFDARVVYRGAGLTTALIIVNLLLPQSGSFTSTSALNRSIGISLVWIITLLLVRARRQASALLENQERLRMALDSAGLGMWDQEMASHKTVWNERAYELLGYQPPEPAAGEALWSAAVHPADAENAGAEITQALKGRSIYRHEHRIIRRDTGEIRWIAPYGRFLYDGPGRAQRFVGVFSDITERKLSEEALLQSEGQFRINFELAAVGQAQVSVTTGRFIRVNDRFCDIAGYPAAALMGMTPHDLTHPDDRSIDDRQVERLLRGDIDEYHCEKRYLRHDGDVRWVRVSARLIRNTAGGPVRTIAVVEDITERKEAEAALLRLTLNLEQRVAERTKALTESQRRLRALTSELNLTEQRERRRLAGELHDYLAQLLVVGRMKIGQALQRIGQGEPREQLVEADQVLDESLTYTRSLVAQLAPPVLQQFGLSAALSWLGEEFHRHGLSVAVQAPPEAPPLSADQAGLLFQSARELLMNVVKHAKTEAAFVALHCDDRHLILTVQDKGAGFDQVLEQEAKDKLGLFSVRERMHALGGSFTLDSSPGAGTLATFTLPLSPRTPAPSAEGHRDGASRDGLSSDRDNRLPRDGNALETGQRQPIRVLLVDDHTLVREGLRSLLKDYPDIEVVGEAGNGEEAVELSKHLLPRVIVMDVNMPKMDGIEATRIIARSLPSMVIGLSVNASRRVRDSMSEAGAYALLTKESVTESLYRTIKRAADGVIGQDDQEALPFPGADAQG
- a CDS encoding DUF1207 domain-containing protein, with protein sequence MGRKGRSYWLVFGVGFFCLLWLAENRAFASDEYIAGYASAMLEHEYRVTDAVVDVVNGEIVVTARTLGNVDRGKVEASLRRISGVTRVTLRTGDPASVPPSPEGAHVTIPESQSKWLPRGLLFSPLHADPRWPHFSASYRHYTQGLDLSGVAATSFGETFAIYRNRSFFGGEWDIGIQAGVFSIFNVDSASIDLVNADYRVGVLSSYRNGRFSLMARIQHQSSHLGDEFLLGNPGVTRINLSYEAVDLKLSYEFFDWLRLYGGGGVLVHRDPDDLGLATTQWGVELVSPRTFLDGLVRPVAYGDFQCNQMTNWGVGQSIMAGLQFENARIGDRRIQVLGEYYAGPSPDGQFYREYVSWYGVGVHLYF
- a CDS encoding response regulator — protein: MSDVQATILNVNERNGQRYERRSMLERAGYRVLDAACGADVLRVLQDVRPELVLLDIDLPDISGFDLCRQIKNRPELTDTMVLHVSAAEFSGSDRALGLEMGSDGYLVEPIEEQELLAGVRSLLRLRARQRENEGLLARLRRSEEQFRGLFEQAAVGMCVLGPDGRFLRVNERLGVIAGRTERELMDRELRDLTDPADRREHDSQVGKLLLGRLTEVSLDQRLLQPDGRTIWTTLTLSIQWDAGGRIQSLIGVVEDIDARKRAELELRNHAVRQQLLSEAMDRLLRVDDPARVMHEIFASLRSTLELDIFLDYDARPELDSIELSTWAGIPEQALAPLRLLKFGQALCGTSAASRQPIVVDHLQSVSDPKALRVQATGSNAYVCFPLIVGDRLLGTLAFASSRRSSFESDELDLLEAVSHSVAMAKERRRLLQEARQRAAQLTESEERLRFATEGAGMGTWDVDLKTGRVVWDRQNARLLGYASDGCTSSARQWWNLVHKDDRSAVREAVAAARDSRGFYRCEHRILRADTGETRWLASFGRIHYDDAGHPSRFAGAAFDVTERRETETQRLEWTRELERRIGERTKELVHTHDRLRALAHDLTLTEQRERQRIAEELHDYLAQMLVVIRLKIRQADKMVSAEPASSVLDEADRLIDQCLTYTRTLVAELMPPTLRQFGLAPGLRWLGEQMEHQGLRVEVDVPAMTPPLPEDHTALLYQCVRELLFNVLKHAGTKAAAVRMTQDDGGRLQIVVRDEGFGCDPESVMESRGDKFGLFSVRERMEALGGWMELESKAGGGTTVTLGLSADVPLNRPPSTQPAGTRRDAAGGDAVISPSFRREPAPSHPSRHPSPIRVLLVDDHAMVRQGLRSVLDGYSDLTIIAEAGDGEEAVALAKLLHPDLIVMDVNLPRLDGIEATRRIRTDRPDALIVGLSVNQAEHVVSAMRAAGAAAFLTKESAADHLYETIEAVVGR
- a CDS encoding DUF1328 domain-containing protein, whose product is MLSWAVTFLVVAIIAGLLGLSGVAGTATQIAYVLFIVFLIFAAVSFLMGRRPPVT